The following coding sequences lie in one Arachis ipaensis cultivar K30076 chromosome B03, Araip1.1, whole genome shotgun sequence genomic window:
- the LOC107634587 gene encoding HVA22-like protein e, giving the protein MGKLWTLITQLHSLAGPVLTLLYPLYASVIAIESTSKLDDEQWLAYWIIYSFLSLMEMLLQPLLEWVPIWYDVKLLVVAWLVLPQFKGAAFLYERFVRQHIRKYITQGKHHSSSDGAPHPKIRFMDFITSKKDS; this is encoded by the exons ATGGGCAAGTTGTGGACCTTGATCACCCAACTTCATTCCCTTGCCGG GCCAGTCTTGACATTATTGTACCCTCT ATATGCATCGGTGATAGCGATAGAGAGCACATCCAAATTAGACGACGAGCAGTGGCTTGCTTATTGGATCATTTATTCGTTTCTGTCTCTCATGGAAATGCTTCTCCAGCCCCTCTTGGAGTG GGTACCAATATGGTACGATGTGAAGCTATTGGTGGTGGCATGGCTGGTATTGCCGCAGTTCAAAGGTGCGGCTTTCTTGTATGAAAGGTTTGTGAGGCAGCACATTCGCAAATACATAACTCAAGGGAAGCACCATTCTTCCTCCGACGGTGCTCCCCATCCCAAGATTAGGTTCATGGACTTCATCACATCCAAGAAA GATTCATGA